One region of Fibrobacter sp. genomic DNA includes:
- a CDS encoding putative phage abortive infection protein has translation MKSVLNWIKRHFLAILCSMAFATTLFALLAPWLFATRSSSIAFNSETGVIGDTFGIMNPFVAIAAAIITFAAFWAQYQANQEMQKNSNKMQFERQFYEMLKIHCDNVKSLHAESTYKSLESEHPVRKAAEGREYFSCLLEEFNLIYENLRKLEGTIDIFNKTYRIFFFGIDLMANHLKKETVDFFRSFAFQNINKTTWQEHPKLTPIKDSLFIGRIDQLVPYYRHLFLLVKTVVQSDNKLFTYDEKRQFLRILRAQLSSAEQTLLYYNWKSGCGEQWEEDSSKPRGNHFFTDYRMIHNIIPKDCWVFSSDEILQSLLEKNPDYQRLNDEDTLFELI, from the coding sequence ATGAAATCGGTTCTCAATTGGATAAAAAGGCATTTTCTTGCCATTCTATGTTCAATGGCATTCGCAACAACTTTATTTGCGCTCCTTGCTCCATGGCTTTTCGCCACTCGCTCTAGTTCCATAGCATTTAATAGCGAAACGGGAGTCATTGGCGACACATTCGGCATTATGAACCCTTTCGTTGCAATTGCCGCAGCAATCATCACTTTTGCCGCATTTTGGGCACAATACCAAGCCAATCAAGAGATGCAGAAAAATTCAAACAAAATGCAATTTGAGCGACAATTTTACGAGATGCTCAAGATTCACTGCGACAATGTCAAAAGTCTGCACGCAGAATCAACATACAAGTCCCTCGAATCAGAACATCCCGTTCGAAAAGCCGCCGAAGGACGAGAATATTTCAGTTGCTTGCTTGAAGAATTCAATTTAATCTACGAAAACTTAAGGAAACTAGAAGGGACAATAGACATATTTAACAAAACATACCGTATTTTCTTCTTCGGCATAGATTTGATGGCAAATCACCTAAAGAAGGAAACCGTAGATTTTTTTCGCAGTTTTGCTTTTCAGAATATCAATAAAACCACTTGGCAGGAACACCCCAAGTTAACCCCTATAAAAGATTCCCTTTTCATAGGACGTATAGACCAATTAGTTCCGTATTACAGGCACCTCTTTTTACTCGTGAAAACCGTTGTGCAGTCCGACAACAAACTGTTTACATACGACGAGAAACGCCAATTCCTACGAATTCTACGAGCCCAGTTATCCAGCGCGGAGCAAACACTACTATACTATAACTGGAAATCAGGCTGCGGTGAGCAATGGGAAGAAGATTCCTCCAAACCCAGAGGCAACCATTTCTTCACAGACTACCGGATGATTCACAACATCATTCCCAAAGACTGTTGGGTATTCAGCTCTGATGAAATTTTGCAATCTCTATTAGAGAAAAATCCCGATTACCAAAGACTTAATGACGAAGACACTCTGTTTGAATTAATCTAA